A single Thermaerobacter sp. FW80 DNA region contains:
- the tmk gene encoding dTMP kinase gives MAPQAQRSARRITQEPSGHSEAGRGWFITLEGVEGSGKSTQAAVVMDWLRARGIPCRLVREPGGTPLGERLRQLLLNGEGRPVPVAEMLLFAAARAQLVETVILPALLAGETVVCDRYLDSSLAYQGTGLGLGWDAVWSVNRWSTRGLLPDLTLVFDCPPEVARARRRRPGDDIERRDDAFHQRVREAYLALARTEGHRVVLVDASRPEPAVAADVRRALERRLARGAAWPAGRSDALTPKRATQGTASTRAMTRDERGG, from the coding sequence GTGGCCCCCCAGGCGCAGCGCTCCGCACGACGGATCACGCAGGAGCCGTCCGGTCACTCGGAGGCCGGTCGGGGGTGGTTCATCACCCTGGAGGGCGTCGAGGGCAGCGGCAAGAGCACCCAGGCCGCCGTGGTGATGGACTGGCTCCGGGCGCGCGGGATCCCGTGTCGCCTCGTTCGCGAGCCCGGCGGCACGCCGCTGGGCGAGCGCCTGCGTCAGCTGCTGCTCAACGGGGAGGGGCGCCCCGTTCCCGTGGCCGAGATGCTGCTGTTCGCGGCGGCCCGCGCCCAGTTGGTCGAGACGGTGATCCTGCCGGCGCTCCTCGCCGGCGAGACGGTGGTCTGCGACCGCTACCTCGACTCCAGCCTCGCCTACCAGGGCACGGGGCTCGGCCTGGGCTGGGATGCCGTATGGAGCGTCAACCGCTGGTCGACCCGAGGCCTTCTGCCCGATCTCACCCTGGTCTTCGATTGTCCGCCGGAGGTGGCCCGGGCCCGGCGCCGACGGCCCGGGGACGACATCGAACGGCGTGACGACGCCTTCCACCAACGGGTTCGGGAAGCCTACCTGGCCCTGGCGCGCACGGAGGGGCACCGGGTGGTGCTGGTGGACGCCAGCCGCCCCGAGCCGGCGGTGGCGGCCGACGTGCGCCGGGCCCTGGAACGACGTCTCGCCCGCGGCGCGGCCTGGCCCGCCGGGCGGTCCGACGCCCTCACGCCAAAGCGGGCCACCCAGGGCACGGCGTCGACGCGCGCGATGACGCGAGACGAGAGGGGCGGGTGA
- a CDS encoding cyclic-di-AMP receptor encodes MKLVVAVVQDKDAGRLIEELVERGYRATKLASTGGFLKEGNTTLLVGAEDAQVDEVVAIIKRVCRPREQVVTPLGPIGGAVDTYVPYPVEVIVGGATIFVLQVERFEHV; translated from the coding sequence GTGAAGCTGGTGGTGGCGGTGGTGCAGGACAAGGACGCCGGCCGCCTCATCGAGGAGCTGGTCGAACGGGGCTACCGCGCGACCAAGCTCGCCAGCACCGGCGGCTTCCTCAAGGAGGGCAACACCACGCTGCTGGTCGGCGCGGAGGACGCCCAGGTCGACGAGGTGGTCGCGATCATCAAGCGCGTGTGCCGGCCACGGGAGCAGGTGGTGACCCCTCTGGGGCCCATCGGCGGCGCCGTGGACACCTACGTCCCCTATCCCGTCGAGGTCATCGTCGGCGGGGCGACCATCTTCGTGCTCCAGGTGGAGCGATTCGAACATGTCTGA
- a CDS encoding DNA polymerase III subunit delta' produces the protein MAPLWSRRVSHAYLLAGPPGAGQREAAQAAAAALLCRQPREGAPCGTCAACRQVAARTHPDLLVPEGHGIDTVRRVLAALPLRPQLGSRKVVLWFDIDRLTPQAANALLKSVEEPPAFVVFVFTTDHPTAVLSTLRSRCRIVPFRPRPREDRARALAEATGTSLEAAFWALRVNGDAAPQARAYLDEPACAAEAEALSQVAAALAHGGLVDALDAARRLAEWGDKAEAAADVLVWLLRRQEAGDDPARRLGWTRALADFRRAWQANANRSLALEVFCARCWAIARRAPCLGAPAGAGRPGHRTTGGRGAGGRPRGR, from the coding sequence ATGGCACCCCTCTGGTCCCGCCGCGTGAGCCATGCCTACCTCCTGGCGGGGCCTCCGGGCGCGGGGCAGCGCGAGGCGGCGCAAGCCGCGGCGGCCGCCTTGCTCTGCCGTCAGCCTCGTGAGGGTGCGCCGTGTGGGACGTGCGCCGCCTGCCGGCAGGTGGCGGCGCGGACCCATCCGGATCTGCTCGTGCCCGAGGGGCACGGCATCGACACCGTGCGCCGCGTGCTGGCCGCGCTCCCCCTGCGCCCCCAGCTGGGATCCCGCAAGGTGGTCCTGTGGTTCGACATCGACCGCCTGACGCCGCAGGCGGCCAACGCCCTCCTCAAGTCCGTCGAAGAGCCACCCGCCTTCGTGGTCTTCGTGTTCACCACGGACCACCCGACGGCGGTGCTGTCGACCCTGCGCTCGCGCTGCCGGATCGTCCCCTTCCGACCGCGGCCGCGGGAAGACCGGGCCCGCGCACTGGCGGAGGCCACGGGAACCAGCCTGGAGGCGGCCTTTTGGGCCTTGCGGGTGAACGGCGATGCGGCCCCCCAGGCCCGAGCGTATCTGGATGAACCGGCCTGCGCCGCCGAGGCCGAGGCGCTCAGCCAGGTGGCGGCCGCCTTGGCCCACGGCGGCCTGGTCGACGCCCTCGATGCGGCCCGCAGGCTGGCGGAATGGGGCGACAAGGCGGAGGCGGCGGCGGACGTCCTGGTCTGGCTCCTCCGGCGGCAGGAGGCCGGCGACGACCCCGCCCGGCGGTTGGGCTGGACCCGGGCGCTGGCCGACTTCCGGCGCGCCTGGCAAGCCAACGCCAATCGGTCGTTGGCCCTCGAGGTCTTCTGTGCGCGGTGCTGGGCCATCGCCCGGAGGGCTCCCTGCCTCGGGGCGCCGGCGGGAGCGGGCCGGCCCGGGCATCGGACCACCGGCGGGCGGGGCGCCGGGGGTCGGCCCAGGGGACGGTGA
- the rsmI gene encoding 16S rRNA (cytidine(1402)-2'-O)-methyltransferase: protein MDERRSAEATGPTVSARVGPGQGADQGPADPAGEEGGAADWIRPGTLYVCATPIGNLGDVTLRLLALLRRADRVLAEDTRRTRRLLAAYGIRKRVVSCHEHNEAMRAEQVARWLAAGQVVALLTDAGTPGVADPGARLVARVAAEGRPVVPLPGPSAALAAFSAAGIPATRILIEGFLPRDAERRRERMRGWRGWDGAVIVYEAPHRLRATLADLLALLPDAYLAVARELTKRHEEIRRGPVAQLVPVLQAEEPRGEYTLVIAPAGLPDGPRSRPSAGPQAEADPASRSAGRSDPEEPAPRPPAGEAGPQSSPSLPSPAQLADEVAAEVAAGASPSAAARTVARRHGLRRSLVYRAYLDHGAPPGPGAVDTGPVPEGASASQEKKRGRDDGPSR, encoded by the coding sequence GTGGACGAGCGCCGCAGCGCGGAAGCGACCGGTCCTACCGTTTCCGCCCGCGTCGGCCCGGGCCAGGGTGCCGACCAGGGCCCCGCGGACCCGGCGGGGGAAGAAGGGGGCGCGGCGGACTGGATCCGGCCCGGAACCCTCTACGTCTGCGCCACGCCCATCGGCAACCTGGGCGATGTGACCCTCCGGCTGCTCGCCCTGCTCCGCCGGGCGGATCGGGTACTGGCCGAGGATACCCGGCGCACCCGTCGACTGCTGGCCGCGTACGGCATCCGGAAGCGGGTGGTCTCGTGCCACGAGCACAACGAGGCGATGCGCGCGGAGCAGGTGGCCCGGTGGCTGGCGGCCGGGCAGGTGGTGGCCTTGCTGACCGACGCCGGCACACCCGGGGTGGCCGACCCAGGCGCCCGCCTGGTAGCAAGGGTCGCCGCCGAGGGGCGACCGGTGGTCCCGTTGCCCGGCCCCAGCGCGGCCCTGGCCGCCTTCTCCGCCGCCGGCATCCCGGCCACGCGGATCCTCATCGAAGGCTTCCTGCCGCGGGACGCCGAGCGTCGGCGGGAGCGGATGCGGGGATGGCGAGGCTGGGACGGCGCCGTGATCGTCTACGAGGCGCCCCACCGCCTGCGCGCGACCCTGGCGGATCTGCTCGCGCTGCTGCCGGACGCTTATCTCGCCGTGGCCCGCGAGCTGACCAAACGGCACGAGGAGATCCGACGGGGACCGGTGGCGCAGCTGGTGCCCGTGCTCCAGGCGGAGGAGCCGCGGGGCGAGTACACGCTGGTGATCGCACCCGCCGGCCTGCCCGACGGTCCGCGCAGCCGCCCGTCCGCCGGGCCGCAGGCCGAAGCCGATCCTGCCTCCCGGAGCGCGGGCCGATCGGATCCGGAAGAACCGGCCCCCCGGCCGCCGGCGGGCGAGGCGGGGCCGCAGTCATCCCCGTCCCTGCCCTCGCCGGCCCAGCTGGCCGACGAGGTCGCCGCCGAGGTGGCCGCGGGCGCTTCCCCCAGCGCCGCGGCGCGCACGGTGGCGCGGCGACACGGGCTGCGCCGGAGCCTGGTGTACCGCGCCTATCTGGACCACGGTGCGCCCCCAGGACCAGGGGCCGTGGACACGGGCCCGGTTCCGGAAGGGGCCTCAGCCTCCCAGGAGAAAAAGCGCGGCCGGGACGATGGCCCCAGCCGCTGA
- a CDS encoding AbrB/MazE/SpoVT family DNA-binding domain-containing protein, which yields MKSTGIVRKVDELGRVVIPIELRRTLDIQEKDSLEIYVDGDKIILRKYEPACIFCGNAYNVENFKGKNVCKSCMAIMATRAS from the coding sequence ATGAAGTCCACGGGGATCGTACGGAAGGTGGACGAACTCGGCCGTGTCGTGATCCCCATCGAGCTGCGCCGCACACTGGACATCCAGGAGAAGGATTCCCTGGAGATCTACGTGGACGGCGACAAGATCATCCTGCGGAAGTACGAGCCGGCTTGCATCTTCTGCGGGAACGCCTACAACGTGGAGAACTTCAAGGGGAAGAACGTCTGCAAGAGCTGCATGGCCATCATGGCCACGCGGGCCAGCTGA
- a CDS encoding ISLre2 family transposase: protein MLSIHAVRELFLQTLRELAELVTEDRSFGELEEAVQRLSGRLTLRLLEWVLAGIDERLMQERDPSRYECLDTRERVLDTPLGELQVKRRYDRDRATGQGVFLLDEALGLESRRRLSPRLEALCRRLATEMPYHRAAAVLRELTAGQAPARAMTVWRASQRAGRRLKEAAERLRRSVFVEGQVPEGRRRSVELHAEADEVYLRGRGQPVVLKLGVAYEGKQAVGSNRQALRERRVVAGVMPGTAFWEQASAYWGTHWDLSAVQACYLGGDGAHWVKQGLQYFPRACYRLDPFHLRRALREALSPSEETYAQVCRAIEAGDWAGVESALRQTLRGRRGPARERLLRLRGYLREHWDGIVASGEAPRLGAIEAEVFHVLARRMKRHGARWSERGADHLARLLSERVDPHWRAVLGGRPLQISPGVRQATRQAVQRVMRQLEEDPARWLRARIPALTGPHATKPWVQVLRDLAHVHAPVA, encoded by the coding sequence ATGCTCAGCATACACGCTGTGCGCGAACTTTTCCTCCAGACATTGCGGGAACTGGCGGAGCTGGTGACGGAGGACCGATCGTTTGGCGAACTGGAGGAAGCCGTTCAGCGGCTCAGCGGCCGGCTGACACTGCGGCTGCTGGAGTGGGTGTTGGCCGGGATCGATGAGCGACTGATGCAGGAGCGGGACCCGAGCCGATATGAGTGCCTGGATACGCGGGAGCGGGTCCTGGACACGCCGCTGGGCGAGTTGCAGGTGAAGCGACGTTACGACCGGGACCGGGCGACGGGCCAGGGTGTGTTCTTGCTGGATGAAGCGCTGGGCTTGGAATCGCGGCGGCGACTGTCGCCGCGGCTGGAAGCGCTGTGCCGGCGGCTCGCGACGGAGATGCCGTATCACCGAGCGGCGGCGGTCCTGCGGGAGTTGACGGCGGGGCAGGCACCGGCGCGGGCGATGACGGTGTGGCGGGCGTCCCAACGGGCGGGGCGCCGGTTGAAGGAGGCGGCGGAGCGGCTGCGGCGGTCGGTGTTCGTGGAGGGCCAGGTGCCGGAAGGCCGGCGCCGGAGCGTCGAGCTGCATGCCGAAGCGGACGAGGTTTATCTGCGGGGTCGAGGGCAACCGGTGGTGTTGAAGCTGGGGGTCGCGTACGAAGGCAAGCAAGCCGTGGGTTCGAACCGGCAAGCGCTGCGGGAGCGGCGGGTCGTGGCGGGGGTGATGCCGGGGACGGCCTTTTGGGAGCAGGCGAGCGCCTATTGGGGGACGCACTGGGATCTGAGCGCGGTCCAGGCTTGTTACCTCGGAGGCGATGGGGCGCATTGGGTCAAGCAGGGGTTGCAGTACTTCCCCCGCGCGTGTTACCGGCTGGATCCGTTCCACCTGCGGCGAGCCCTGCGGGAGGCGTTATCGCCTTCCGAGGAGACGTACGCCCAGGTGTGCCGGGCCATCGAAGCGGGGGATTGGGCGGGCGTGGAGTCGGCGCTTCGCCAGACGCTACGGGGGCGGCGTGGTCCGGCGCGGGAGCGCTTGTTGCGGCTGCGCGGCTACTTGCGGGAGCACTGGGACGGGATTGTGGCTTCTGGGGAAGCGCCGCGGCTGGGGGCGATCGAAGCGGAGGTCTTTCACGTCCTTGCGCGACGGATGAAACGGCATGGGGCGCGTTGGAGTGAACGCGGCGCCGACCACTTGGCGCGGCTCTTGAGCGAACGCGTGGACCCCCACTGGCGCGCGGTCCTCGGCGGCCGGCCCCTGCAGATTTCGCCCGGCGTGCGGCAGGCGACACGCCAGGCCGTTCAGCGCGTGATGCGCCAGCTCGAGGAGGACCCAGCCCGTTGGCTGCGTGCCCGCATCCCAGCGCTCACCGGGCCGCATGCGACCAAACCCTGGGTTCAGGTGCTGCGCGACCTGGCCCATGTCCACGCACCGGTGGCTTGA
- the metG gene encoding methionine--tRNA ligase, giving the protein MPGSSAARGRFYITTPIYYPNDRLHIGHTYTTVAADALARYHRLRGDDTWFLTGTDEHGQKIERAARKAGKEPLEYIDPIVEATKELWRRLHISYDDFIRTTEPRHERRVQQIFQRLYEQGDIYKGVYEGLYCTACEAYYTEAELLDGGRCPVHEAPVERLQEESYFFRLSKYAQPLLEHIERHPEFVQPPSRRNEVVAFIRQGLQDLSVSRTSFRWGIPVPFDPDHVVYVWIDALANYITALGWPDGELYRRFWPADVHLIGKDILRFHAIIWPALLMALGEPLPRCVYGHGWLLIDGGKIGKSRAGGQVIDPVQLIDKYGVDPVRYFLLREVPFGDDGSYSEEALVRRFNADLANDLGNLAWRTTGMIQRFLDGRIPEPPGAASDGVLAAAARATAERVERAMAGFDLPAALQAIWDLIGRANKYIDEQAPWALRRAGDRERLEAVLYDVAETARVVGVLLSPFLVETPQRLWSQLGLGPEYRPASWQQGLAWGQLPGGARVVRDQPLFPRIPGDEPAREGGVVPTAGDGTGGPVAGRSAPGAAAAGRPGGAGAGIRPSAEPTPAADPASGPASSRPGPDGASDPVTIDDFARLELRTARVVKAEKHPRADRLLRLEVDLGHERRQIVAGIAAHYRPEELVGKTVIVVANLRPRVIRGVESQGMVLAAEDGQGLALLTTDRPIAEGSRIR; this is encoded by the coding sequence GTGCCGGGTTCGTCCGCAGCGAGGGGACGGTTCTACATCACGACGCCGATCTACTACCCCAACGACCGGTTGCACATCGGCCACACCTACACCACGGTGGCGGCCGACGCCCTGGCGCGGTACCACCGCCTGCGGGGCGACGACACCTGGTTCCTCACCGGGACCGACGAACACGGCCAGAAGATCGAGCGCGCCGCCCGCAAGGCGGGCAAGGAGCCGCTCGAGTACATCGACCCCATCGTCGAGGCCACCAAGGAGCTGTGGCGGCGGCTGCACATCAGCTACGACGACTTCATCCGCACCACCGAGCCGCGCCACGAGCGGCGGGTGCAGCAGATCTTCCAGCGGCTCTACGAGCAGGGGGACATCTACAAGGGGGTCTACGAGGGCCTCTACTGCACCGCCTGTGAGGCATACTACACCGAGGCCGAGCTCCTCGACGGCGGGCGGTGCCCGGTCCACGAGGCGCCGGTGGAGCGGCTCCAGGAGGAGAGCTACTTCTTCCGGCTGTCCAAGTACGCCCAGCCGCTGCTCGAGCACATCGAGCGGCACCCGGAGTTCGTCCAGCCGCCCAGCCGGCGCAACGAGGTGGTGGCCTTCATCCGCCAGGGGCTGCAGGACCTCTCGGTGTCCCGCACCTCCTTCCGCTGGGGCATCCCCGTGCCCTTCGATCCGGACCACGTGGTCTACGTCTGGATCGACGCCCTGGCCAACTACATCACCGCCCTGGGCTGGCCCGACGGCGAGCTCTACCGCCGCTTCTGGCCGGCGGACGTCCACCTGATCGGCAAGGACATCCTGCGCTTCCACGCCATCATCTGGCCGGCGCTGCTGATGGCCCTGGGCGAGCCGCTGCCGCGCTGCGTCTACGGCCACGGCTGGCTGTTGATCGATGGGGGCAAGATCGGCAAGTCGCGGGCGGGCGGCCAGGTGATCGACCCGGTGCAGCTGATCGACAAGTACGGCGTCGATCCGGTGCGCTACTTCTTGCTGCGGGAGGTCCCCTTCGGCGACGACGGCAGCTACAGCGAGGAGGCCCTGGTGCGCCGGTTCAACGCCGACCTGGCCAACGACCTGGGCAACCTGGCCTGGCGCACCACGGGGATGATCCAGCGGTTCCTGGACGGTCGCATCCCCGAGCCTCCCGGTGCGGCCAGCGACGGCGTGCTGGCGGCCGCGGCGCGCGCGACCGCGGAACGGGTGGAGCGGGCCATGGCCGGGTTCGACCTACCGGCGGCGCTGCAGGCCATCTGGGACCTGATCGGCCGGGCGAACAAGTACATCGACGAGCAGGCGCCCTGGGCGCTGCGCCGCGCGGGAGACCGGGAGCGGCTCGAGGCCGTGCTCTACGACGTGGCCGAGACGGCACGGGTGGTGGGGGTGCTGCTCTCGCCCTTCCTGGTGGAGACGCCGCAGCGGCTGTGGTCCCAGCTGGGGCTCGGCCCCGAGTACCGGCCGGCCAGCTGGCAGCAGGGGCTGGCGTGGGGGCAGCTGCCCGGCGGCGCCCGCGTGGTGCGGGACCAGCCCCTCTTCCCCCGCATCCCGGGGGACGAACCGGCCCGCGAGGGCGGCGTGGTGCCGACGGCCGGCGACGGGACGGGCGGTCCCGTCGCCGGCCGTAGCGCCCCGGGGGCGGCGGCTGCCGGGCGCCCGGGGGGAGCGGGCGCCGGCATCCGGCCGTCCGCGGAGCCGACGCCGGCGGCGGATCCCGCATCGGGCCCCGCCTCGAGCCGCCCCGGCCCCGACGGCGCCTCCGACCCGGTGACCATCGACGATTTCGCTCGCCTGGAGCTGCGGACGGCGCGGGTCGTGAAGGCGGAGAAGCACCCGCGGGCGGACCGCCTGCTGCGCCTGGAGGTCGACCTGGGCCACGAGCGGCGGCAGATCGTCGCGGGCATCGCCGCCCACTACCGCCCGGAGGAGCTGGTGGGCAAGACCGTGATCGTGGTGGCCAACCTGCGGCCCAGGGTGATCCGCGGGGTGGAGTCCCAGGGCATGGTCCTGGCGGCCGAGGACGGTCAGGGCCTGGCGCTGCTGACCACCGATCGGCCCATCGCGGAAGGGAGCCGGATCCGGTGA
- a CDS encoding TatD family hydrolase, translated as MRDEAISGASPGGDRTDGSRRQRSAAGDRPAPEPAAGAGIVLVDTHCHLDFPEFDPDREQVVAAARAAGVAAMITIGVDLASSRRAVALAERHAAVYAAVGIHPHSAREATPAALAELRRLADHPRVVAIGEIGLDFHRGRAEEAVQRRVLQAQLELAAERGLPVVIHQRDAVEELWALLTAPQAPRVEGVLHCFSAGPEWALRWTAAGWFVGLDGPVTFKNGEDARAVARAVPLDRLLVETDAPFLAPHPYRGRRNQPAWVRLVAERIARERRMPLDELARRTTANAVRLFRLPLAEAMGGGVRVGGAAPPPMG; from the coding sequence GTGAGGGACGAGGCGATCTCCGGCGCCAGCCCGGGCGGCGACCGCACGGACGGCAGCCGGCGGCAGCGCTCGGCCGCCGGCGACCGGCCGGCGCCGGAGCCGGCGGCCGGCGCGGGGATCGTCCTGGTGGACACCCATTGCCACCTCGACTTCCCGGAGTTCGACCCGGACCGGGAACAGGTGGTGGCGGCCGCCCGGGCCGCGGGCGTGGCGGCGATGATCACCATCGGCGTCGACCTCGCCAGCTCGCGCCGCGCGGTGGCCCTGGCCGAGCGCCACGCCGCGGTGTACGCAGCGGTGGGCATCCACCCCCACAGCGCCCGGGAGGCGACCCCCGCGGCCCTGGCGGAGCTGCGCCGTCTGGCGGACCACCCGCGGGTGGTGGCCATCGGCGAGATCGGCCTCGACTTCCACCGCGGCCGCGCGGAGGAGGCCGTGCAGCGGCGGGTGCTGCAGGCCCAGCTGGAACTGGCCGCCGAGCGCGGGCTACCGGTGGTCATCCACCAGCGGGACGCCGTGGAGGAGCTCTGGGCGCTCCTCACCGCCCCCCAGGCGCCGCGGGTGGAGGGGGTGCTCCACTGCTTCAGCGCGGGCCCCGAATGGGCCCTGCGCTGGACCGCGGCGGGCTGGTTCGTCGGTCTGGACGGTCCCGTGACCTTCAAGAACGGCGAGGACGCGCGCGCGGTGGCCCGCGCCGTGCCCCTGGACCGGCTCCTGGTAGAGACGGATGCGCCCTTCCTGGCACCCCATCCGTACCGCGGCCGGCGCAATCAGCCGGCGTGGGTGCGCCTGGTGGCCGAGCGCATCGCCCGCGAGCGGCGGATGCCGCTGGACGAACTGGCCCGCCGCACCACGGCCAACGCCGTCCGCCTCTTCCGGTTGCCCCTGGCGGAGGCGATGGGGGGCGGGGTTCGCGTCGGCGGCGCGGCACCCCCGCCCATGGGCTGA
- the rsmA gene encoding 16S rRNA (adenine(1518)-N(6)/adenine(1519)-N(6))-dimethyltransferase RsmA, whose product MNEPITRRAVLRRWLERCGVRPSRRLGQNFLVDEGWAERIVAAAEPGPDDLVLEVGPGLGALTERLVRRAGRVVAVEVDRRLADALRQRLGPLANLELVVADVLRVDLARLVAAPEGGAAGGEPGAGRPRDRVKLVSNLPYAITSPFLVRWLTTPLRWERAVLTLQEEVVERLLAPPGTAAYGALTVFVAYHARVERLGTVPAGAFWPRPAVDSAVVRLWPHARPPVTVADPAALFALVRAAFGRRRKRLANALAAHPAVGRQEAEAACRAAGIDPRARPEDVDLEGFARLANHLFPSPAGPGSGRGTSLGYN is encoded by the coding sequence ATGAACGAGCCCATCACCAGGCGTGCGGTGTTGCGCCGGTGGCTGGAGCGCTGCGGCGTCCGGCCCAGCCGCCGGTTGGGGCAGAACTTCCTGGTGGACGAGGGCTGGGCCGAGCGGATCGTGGCCGCGGCCGAACCGGGGCCCGACGACCTGGTGCTCGAGGTGGGCCCGGGGCTGGGTGCCCTGACCGAGCGGCTGGTGCGGCGGGCCGGCCGGGTGGTGGCGGTGGAGGTGGACCGGCGGCTGGCCGATGCGCTGCGGCAGCGCCTGGGGCCGCTGGCCAACCTGGAGCTGGTGGTGGCCGACGTCCTCCGCGTGGACCTGGCGCGACTGGTCGCCGCCCCGGAGGGCGGCGCGGCGGGGGGCGAACCCGGGGCCGGCAGGCCCCGGGACCGCGTCAAGCTGGTCAGCAACCTCCCCTACGCCATCACCTCGCCCTTCCTGGTGCGCTGGCTGACGACGCCGCTGCGGTGGGAGCGGGCGGTGCTGACCCTCCAGGAGGAGGTGGTCGAACGGCTGCTCGCCCCTCCCGGGACGGCGGCCTACGGGGCGCTGACCGTGTTCGTCGCCTACCACGCGCGGGTGGAACGGCTGGGCACGGTCCCCGCCGGGGCCTTCTGGCCGCGGCCGGCGGTGGACTCCGCGGTGGTGCGGCTGTGGCCCCACGCCCGCCCGCCGGTGACGGTGGCGGATCCCGCCGCCCTGTTCGCCCTGGTGCGGGCGGCCTTCGGCCGTCGGCGCAAGCGGCTGGCCAACGCCCTGGCGGCCCACCCGGCGGTAGGCCGCCAGGAGGCGGAGGCGGCGTGCCGGGCGGCGGGGATCGACCCCAGGGCGCGGCCGGAGGACGTGGACCTGGAAGGGTTTGCCCGCTTGGCCAACCACTTGTTCCCCTCGCCGGCAGGGCCCGGCTCCGGCAGGGGAACGTCCCTGGGATATAATTGA
- a CDS encoding ribonuclease H-like YkuK family protein gives MQTPFISPTRGALSFDAMCAEILDYICDDPDARYKLIIGTDSQVRQQTQFVTAVVVHRLGKGARYFYQARKQRKIGSLRQKIFYEASLSLSLATRLAERLAARGGTLPNVEIHLDVGMQGDTRDLIREIVGMVVGSGFDAKIKPEAYAASSVADRHTK, from the coding sequence GTGCAGACGCCCTTCATCAGTCCGACGCGGGGCGCCCTGAGCTTCGACGCCATGTGCGCCGAGATCCTGGACTACATCTGTGACGATCCCGACGCCCGGTACAAGCTGATCATCGGCACGGACTCCCAGGTGCGGCAGCAGACCCAGTTCGTCACGGCCGTGGTGGTGCACCGGCTGGGCAAGGGGGCCCGCTACTTCTACCAGGCGCGCAAGCAGCGCAAGATCGGCAGCCTGCGCCAGAAGATCTTCTACGAGGCCAGCCTGAGCCTCTCCCTGGCCACGCGGCTGGCGGAGCGCCTCGCCGCGCGCGGCGGGACGCTCCCCAACGTGGAGATCCACCTGGACGTGGGCATGCAGGGGGACACCCGCGACCTGATCCGCGAGATCGTCGGGATGGTGGTCGGCAGCGGCTTCGACGCCAAGATCAAGCCCGAGGCGTACGCGGCCTCCTCCGTGGCCGACCGCCACACCAAGTGA
- a CDS encoding Veg family protein encodes MAESRDVLAEIRRDLENYVGKRVRIRANKGRRRIVEREGTLEKTYPNLFVVKLDEEYQNRRLSYTYTDLLTAMVEVSVYNGKERKKLNYSASSAS; translated from the coding sequence GTGGCCGAGTCGCGGGACGTGCTCGCCGAGATCCGGCGAGACCTGGAGAACTACGTGGGCAAGCGGGTCCGCATCCGCGCCAACAAGGGGCGCCGGCGCATCGTCGAGCGGGAGGGCACCCTGGAGAAGACCTACCCCAACCTCTTCGTCGTCAAGCTGGACGAGGAGTACCAGAACCGCAGGCTGTCCTACACCTACACCGACCTCCTGACCGCCATGGTCGAGGTCAGCGTGTACAACGGCAAGGAGCGGAAGAAGCTGAACTACTCGGCTTCGTCCGCCAGCTGA